One genomic segment of Ictalurus punctatus breed USDA103 chromosome 4, Coco_2.0, whole genome shotgun sequence includes these proteins:
- the zfhx3a gene encoding zinc finger homeobox protein 3 isoform X1, with amino-acid sequence MECCDSVSDDRPSGPCINQPPGICSPPSSMLLLLQRENTSHLNSASPPNQGDPEWRKEVKGQSKEELRAFGDGHEEEEGIDKQVDDFAVGDFLERRGDIREGHEKGGDEADEVECRIIYQADGSAYILESQSKLPCNVVESSSRPPFVNTCHFSSSQSSNLNSFHVFHPKNWCHLAGDILALLTCQSKDRAPAITGSSEAELALLGKEQPVLVCFLCRLLFSCMHAFRGHISQHHSIMLSIEEQQLLSLEHTCAILQPVGPSNHPLLSFLEPKTSNVPTKLTTTALGHNMVAMLSQEDREHLQISEPGLPLQPSLPGVPLPTSVLSPAKDPSTLGREGPQRSSDDGGGSREGEERLSSEVVSTAEDGASSIGSSGRQGHITEPALSNQSNPKSPNSVTVATSFMNNTKTLTDSELECGTSFNCHGPAPVSSTVQTSSTVTTPKELSNQESAMEIEPNNLSENCSAMVKEPNGKLCNDNTPDVTNSDLPSNHSNSQSPTVTPPLTQNTKSQLEDGQVDVGSRGSLLAVGEQDFVVGQETVQGSSYSFGGQVNMAHSRNSCKTLKCPKCNWHYKYQQTLEAHMKEKHPDSEDGQCPYCASGQNHPRLARGETYTCGYKPFRCQVCQYSTTTKGNLSIHMQSDKHLNNMQNLQSQTRPDAPTVQPSPLSHTHSTQTPSPSPSKVQGRASWRCEVCDYETNVARNLRIHMTSEKHTHNMLLLQQNLAHMQRQHRQNAAELYPYCQPQTRLPDPTSVIQPGGESVQEAPRKPVDEDPPEALFECALCGNFSSDSLVALSQHLAMQRSLPDADWRGTTGDAHLCRLCHYATPLRANFQLHCQTDKHLQRYQLAAHLQEASRRHGNPEEEEEWMLRCVAAGVQVQLRCNACSYEANSMEKLKLHTMNSRHKASLRLYKYLQQFEEAVSDGGSLHCALCDYSTQNSLSLVQHANSLSHQRGEGLLRLQRIQNGLQDEEEELGAIFEIRKNHGKDTANVNEMESPAEITSDQADQTKHASKEGEKTEAPIHGDKKPNEPSVSPKRPASGDTDDTVPAKRPRAQEEISTEQVRQCPFCRFCHTDLGRLRSHVMIQHAVQPTLRCPLCQDTLRSVALMRSHLTHLHSVTADCTQKLINAVIASDVLPEKMFLPVPDSNTQQTKADSSCNGIKRPDTEQGEDEEERVTTCRPEMAKALKQPLEDAESTKENTAAFPCWLKGCNKVLTSSSALQTHVNHFHSQRLQMPVSDRHVYKYRCSQCSLAFKTAEKLQQHSQYHAIRAATMCCLCQRSFRTIQALQKHLETSHLELSEIQLQQLCGSLLMTEDLLVSEDQGLDEEQGTFEEEKVKEDEESDLDEKISPPESVLSLAREDAELNPKPSVVPQRKGPNLSTEKFLDPSRPFKCTVCKESFTQKNILLVHYNSVSHLHKVKRSVQDSSAALPESVSSSADHKPFKCSICNVAYSQSSTLEIHMRSVLHQTKARAAKLDSSASSSTSVNPLLRKVVSDNATASSPTVLKPTNAMNNTSSTTSAALDQTQLKHQQSNEHGLVSTISISSHSEESKKKPVVDVMSTTNQHKLLQQQQQLQQQQLAQAQAQIQQELQKKAALLQSHLFNPALLHHFPITTDTLLPLQQQQQLLLPFLIPGGEFQISPELNLKELNLSKTKPVAPENCSEPSQQGSLISSCKQPLNGVAASTSHQSVSLTPEDNVPVPQQASGQLLTSDSQIHKGIDGNSNKETKELHKPTSNNNIVDFKAQDEVEDEVEDEDSGEFFTDLIPPRVAHDAPGNVSKALLENIGFELVMQFNENKQQYQRSPTEVVPNGQTTLNTKEVHNSDSVGKLECESCGKRFSNALILKSHKEHVHQSVLPIQSVEKFAKDYREQYDKLFPFTPSTPDVSPSLPSPASPALPPTDPTQQKPVSCIPASTTTVTPPTVSNPQVPLAPIPLPIDLPLFPPLLMHSIPLPALPPQLPVHLPPVEAGLTSDLAQLYQQQLTPAMLQQQGKRPRTRITDDQLRVLRQYFDINNSPNEDQIEEMANKSGLPNKVIKHWFRNTLFKERQRNKDSPYNFNNPPITTLEDVKVDSRPASPELPRPEFSGGRRSSRTRFNDYQLRVLQDFFDANAYPKDDEFEQLSNLLNLPTRVIVVWFQNARQKARKSYENQGDGGKESECREFSNDRYIRTANSSYECKKCNMVFQRIFDLISHQKKVCFTDDSDDVSCHQNELFLDPKPYSPHDTSSFNPPPSSSSLPNCTELSTDGKPNDKEQSDPDTLSVSQTEDPKPVTQASCGPEHCLENSKLEAAYKQTKRPNDENIQSCSKMSSQSPLHQHQQTNPSMTQTSPVPSQSSQMSSASPSTKQQHLNQAQQMSPYHCIHCKLSFPSFDHWQEHQQMHFLVAQNHFVPPQFLDRTMDIPLMLFDSTNPLVARQVLSGAFPQISLNSPTTATIPDSTVNSLKRRLEPKSGSSALENDWEHSGDDSQRDKRMRTTITPEQLEILYQKYLLDSNPTRQMLDHISQEVGLKKRVVQVWFQNTRARERKGQFRGLGPAQAHRRCPFCRALFKAQTALDAHIRSRHWHEAKNAGFSMAIASMTQDQEGSQMKMDLFNFSNSSQMPNTSDGLNGPDSPTCKSMDLSSHHRDPSPKPLVSGGVKDLEGSSTSVQQSFECGNLDNHKGTSMNIVPNGTITDEENYSEGKQNSIDNLSCSSEREASSENEDKISSGLVSPAMSFNAKDYENDLVLDYSETSSLADPASPSPGGSNSQSIDSDRPGQRRYRTQLSNLQVKVLKACFSDYKTPTMLECEALGNDIGLPKRVVQVWFQNARAKEKKAKLSLAKQFGTESTRNERPKTECTLCCVKYSGCLSVRDHVFSQQHLAKVKEALGGQIDRDREVEDFASVPHQMTEPEMSNLKKANEIMAVVQTQSTESSATSSHTTPQYSNLLTTGLPGTGSKSLSSSSTKPDPIDPASNGPSSKPNTLSSSSMSAANDKTPVSTNNSVSPPKPIESELQLQLSKESNSENGTNPLEKLERASADSATHSNYSISKEKQESLTPAASTPKPVKDYNVDLGQLQTLQAAGNTDQTPLLSNPLLPCLMPGFPPMFSPQIPAALTGSFLQPMFGMDSMFQYSPVLPQALMGLSPGSILQQYQHNLQGALMHHRLQLQKKQLLQQSQKPKASQISATTYSQDMAYNKDLVLNLSKPEEKQASSDGEGSSSFSSGTTKQLDDGFLITQCIVSKGASREGGKDVCLYDCLACEISLNGNEELIQHLEYRQHRQRAVEHLNAKEHASRLLPHVSPSSTSQPNPPSNPKSPSKSLPKQSASDSPSAISCLSRPTDQLSQTPSTSTALSGAAQSSCTPASPSVQVSLHSTVTSSLNGNVISLKPTDSVSGSSTNDGAAEEKSST; translated from the exons ATGGAGTGCTGTGACTCTGTCTCAGATGACAGACCCTCTGGCCCTTGTATAAACCAGCCTCCAGGGATCTGCAGCCCCCCATCTTCCATGCTACTCCTCCTACAGAGAGAAAACACCTCTCATCTGAACTCAGCCAGCCCACCTAACCAGGGTGACCCAGAGTGGAGGAAAGAAGTGAAAGGGCAAAGCAAGGAAGAACTGAGGGCTTTTGGAGATGGACATGAAGAGGAAGAGGGGATTGATAAACAGGTTGATGATTTTGCTGTGGGTGACTTTTTAGAGCGAAGAGGTGACATAAGAGAAGGGCATGAAAAGGGGGGTGATGAAGCTGATGAGGTAGAATGTCGGATCATCTACCAGGCTGATGGTTCTGCTTACATCCTGGAGAGCCAAAGTAAGCTGCCATGCAACGTGGTTGAATCCTCATCTCGTCCACCTTTTGTTAACACATGCCATTTCTCTTCTTCCCAAAGCTCTAACTTGAACAGCTTCCATGTCTTCCACCCTAAGAACTGGTGCCATCTGGCTGGTGATATTCTTGCTTTGCTGACCTGCCAATCCAAAGATAGAGCTCCTGCCATAACGGGTTCTTCTGAAGCTGAGCTGGCACTGCTTGGCAAAGAACAACCCGTCCTGGTGTGCTTTTTGTGTCGCCTGTTGTTCAGTTGCATGCATGCTTTTAGAGGTCATATTTCCCAGCACCACAGTATCATGCTTAGCATAGAGGAACAGCAATTGCTCTCGCTCGAGCACACCTGCGCCATCTTGCAGCCTGTAGGCCCCAGTAACCACCCACTCCTAAGCTTCCTAGAACCAAAAACTAGCAATGTGCCAACCAAACTAACAACCACAGCTTTAGGGCACAACATGGTGGCCATGCTAAGTCAGGAGGACAGGGAGCACCTCCAGATCTCTGAGCCAGGACTCCCTCTTCAGCCCTCTCTACCCGGAGTCCCCCTTCCTACCTCAGTGTTGAGCCCTGCCAAAGACCCTTCAACCCTGGGCAGAGAGGGCCCACAGAGGAGCAGCGATGATGGTGGAGGTAGcagagaaggagaggagaggttGAGTTCAGAGGTAGTTTCCACTGCGGAGGATGGTGCGAGCAGTATTGGCAGCAGTGGTAGACAAGGGCACATTACTGAACCGGCTCTTTCAAACCAAAGCAATCCCAAATCTCCCAACTCTGTCACAGTAGCAACCAGCTTTATGAACAACACCAAAACTCTCACAGACTCTGAGTTAGAGTGTGGAACAAGCTTTAACTGCCACGGCCCTGCTCCGGTATCCTCTACTGTGCAAACCTCGTCCACGGTCACTACTCCAAAGGAATTGTCCAACCAAGAGAGTGCGATGGAAATAGAACCAAATAACCTGTCAGAGAATTGCAGTGCCATGGTAAAAGAACCAAATGGCAAGCTGTGCAATGACAACACGCCAGATGTCACCAACTCTGACCTACCTAGTAACCATAGCAATTCTCAGTCGCCCACTGTCACCCCTCCTCTGACCCAGAATACCAAATCTCAGCTTGAGGATGGACAGGTGGATGTTGGGTCTAGGGGAAGTTTGTTAGCTGTGGGCGAGCAAGATTTTGTTGTTGGGCAGGAAACTGTCCAGGGATCTTCTTACTCTTTTGGGGGCCAAGTAAACATGGCACACTCGCGCAACTCCTGCAAGACTCTGAAGTGCCCCAAATGCAACTGGCACTACAAGTACCAGCAGACCCTCGAGGCTCATATGAAAGAGAAACACCCCGACTCTGAGGATGGACAGTGTCCATATTGTGCCAGTGGGCAGAACCACCCACGCCTGGCTAGAGGTGAGACTTACACCTGTGGATACAAGCCTTTTCGTTGCCAGGTGTGCCAGTATTCCACTACCACCAAAGGCAACTTGAGCATCCACATGCAGTCAGATAAACACCTCAACAATATGCAGAATTTGCAGTCGCAGACACGTCCAGACGCTCCAACAGTCCAGCCTAGCcccctgtctcacacacactccactcagACCCCCTCCCCATCTCCTTCTAAAGTACAGGGACGCGCATCATGGCGGTGTGAAGTATGTGACTACGAAACCAATGTAGCGCGGAACCTTCGCATACACATGACCAGCGAGAAGCATACACACAACATGCTTCTTTTGCAGCAGAATCTGGCCCATATGCAGCGCCAGCACCGGCAAAATGCTGCCGAGCTCTATCCCTACTGCCAGCCCCAGACCAGGCTTCCTGACCCCACTAGTGTGATCCAGCCAGGTGGAGAATCCGTGCAGGAGGCTCCCCGGAAGCCAGTAGATGAAGACCCTCCAGAGGCACTTTTTGAATGTGCATTGTGTGGTAATTTTTCCTCAGACAGCTTGGTTGCTCTTAGTCAACACCTGGCCATGCAACGCTCACTTCCTGATGCTGATTGGAGAGGCACAACCGGTGACGCCCACCTTTGTCGGCTATGCCATTATGCCACACCTCTGAGGGCCAACTTCCAGTTGCATTGCCAAACAGACAAGCATCTGCAGCGCTACCAGCTAGCAGCACACCTTCAAGAAGCCAGCAGACGCCATGGAAAcccagaggaagaggaggagtggATGCTCAGGTGTGTTGCTGCTGGTGTCCAGGTGCAACTAAGGTGCAACGCATGCAGTTACGAGGCCAATAGCATGGAGAAGCTGAAACTACACACAATGAACTCGAGACACAAGGCCAGCTTGAGACTATACAAG TACCTGCAGCAGTTTGAGGAAGCCGTGTCTGACGGCGGCTCTCTGCACTGTGCGCTGTGCGATTACTCCACCCAAAACAGCCTCAGTCTGGTGCAGCATGCCAATTCGTTGAGCCACCAGAGAGGGGAGGGACTCCTGCGACTGCAGCGAATCCAGAACGGCCTccaggatgaagaggaggagctTGGTGCCATCTTTGAGATCAGAAAGAATCACGGTAAAGATACTG caaacgTGAATGAGATGGAGTCACCCGCTGAGATTACCTCTGACCAGGCGGACCAGACCAAGCACGCAAGCAAAGAGGGGGAGAAAACGG AAGCACCCATACATGGAGATAAGAAACCGAATGAGCCGTCTGTCAGTCCCAAGCGCCCTGCGTCTGGAGACACGGATGACACCGTACCTGCAAAACGCCCCCGGGCACAGGAAGAGATCTCCACAGAGCAG gtccgTCAGTGCCCATTCTGCCGATTTTGTCACACCGATCTCGGCCGTCTGAGGAGTCATGTAATGATCCAGCATGCTGTGCAGCCCACTCTCCGCTGCCCGCTGTGCCAGGACACGCTGCGCAGTGTTGCTCTGATGCGCTCTCACCTCACACACCTGCACAGTGTCACCGCAGACTGCACGCAGAAACTCATTAACGCG GTGATTGCTTCAGATGTGCTGCCTGAGAAGATGTTTCTACCAGTGCCAGACTCTAATACCCAGCAGACAAAGGCAGATTCCAGCTGCAATGGAATAAAAAGACCTGATACTG aaCAAGGTGAAGACGAAGAAGAGAGAGTGACCACATGTCGACCAGAGATGGCAAAAGCACTAAAGCAGCCCTTAGAAGATGCCGAATCcacaaaggaaaacactgcTGCTTTCCCTTGCTGGCTGAAAGGCTGTAACAAAGTCCTGACATCATCTAGTGCCCTCCAAACGCACGTCAACCACTTCCACAGCCAGAGACTTCAAATGCCAGTTTCTGATCGCCATGTCTACAAATACCGGTGCAGTCAGTGTAGCCTTGCCTTTAAAACTGCTGAAAAGTTGCAACAGCATTCTCAATACCATGCCATCAGGGCTGCCACTATGTGCTGCCTTTGCCAGCGCAGCTTTCGAACAATACAGGCCCTGCAGAAGCACTTAGAGACTAGTCATCTTGAGCTAAGTGAGATCCAGCTGCAGCAACTCTGTGGCAGTCTGTTGATGACCGAAGACCTCTTAGTCTCTGAAGACCAAGGACTTGATGAAGAGCAGGGAACCTTTGAGGAGGAAAAGGtgaaagaagatgaagaaagtGACCTGGATGAGAAAATAAGCCCACCTGAGAGTGTATTGAGTTTAGCTCGAGAAGACGCTGAACTCAATCCAAAGCCTTCAGTTGTGCCTCAGAGAAAAGGGCCAAACCTCTCTACAGAGAAATTCCTGGATCCATCAAGACCTTTCAAATGCACCGTGTGCAAGGAATCTTTCACACAAAAGAACATTCTCTTGGTGCACTATAACTCCGTGTCACACCTGCACAAAGTGAAGCGTTCGGTGCAGGATTCTTCGGCTGCCTTGCCAGAGTCTGTCAGCAGCAGTGCTGACCACAAACCCTTCAAATGTAGCATTTGTAATGTAGCGTACAGCCAGAGCTCCACCTTAGAGATTCACATGCGATCTGTACTACACCAAACCAAAGCCCGTGCAGCCAAACTTGATTCCTCTGCATCTAGCTCGACTTCTGTTAACCCTTTGCTTCGTAAAGTAGTTTCAGATAATGCAACAGCCAGCTCCCCTACAGTTTTGAAGCCTACAAATGCTATGAACAACACAAGTTCTACTACTTCAGCAGCTCTTGACCAGACTCAGTTAAAGCACCAACAAAGCAATGAACATGGTCTTGTATCAACTATCAGCATTTCGTCACATTCTGAGGAGAGTAAAAAGAAACCAGTGGTAGATGTCATGTCAACAACAAATCAACATAAATTActacaacaacagcagcaattaCAGCAGCAACAGTTAGCACAGGCTCAAGCACAGATCCAGCAGGAGCTACAAAAGAAAGCAGCTCTTCTTCAGTCCCATTTGTTCAATCCAGCACTTCTTCACCACTTCCCCATCACAACAGATACTCTCCTTCCactgcagcagcaacagcagctgCTGCTTCCATTTCTCATCCCAGGAGGGGAGTTTCAGATTAGCCCTGAGCTAAACCTAAAAGAGTTGAACCTCAGCAAAACAAAGCCTGTAGCACCTGAAAATTGTTCTGAGCCATCCCAGCAGGGTAGCCTTATCTCTTCATGTAAACAGCCTCTGAACGGAGTTGCAGCTAGCACTTCCCACCAGTCTGTGAGTCTGACTCCTGAGGACAATGTTCCTGTTCCTCAACAAGCTAGTGGACAGCTACTGACCTCTGATTCTCAAATTCACAAAGGCATAGATGGAAACAGTAATAAAGAAACAAAGGAGTTGCATAAACCCACCTCAAACAATAATATTGTTGACTTTAAAGCACAAGATGAGGTTGAGGATGAGGTTGAGGATGAGGACAGTGGAGAATTTTTCACAGATTTAATTCCACCAAGGGTAGCTCATGATGCACCTGGAAATGTTTCAAAAGCTTTGCTGGAGAACATAGGGTTTGAGTTAGTCATGCAATTTAATGAAAATAAGCAGCAGTATCAGAGATCTCCGACCGAGGTTGTGCCAAATGGACAGACAACGCTCAACACCAAAGAGGTGCATAATTCAGACTCTGTTGGGAAGCTTGAGTGTGAATCCTGTGGGAAGCGCTTTTCAAATGCATTGATTCTAAAGAGCCATAAAGAGCATGTTCACCAATCTGTTTTGCCAATACAGTCAGTAGAGAAATTTGCCAAAGACTACAGAGAACAATATGACAAGCTTTTTCCTTTTACTCCTTCAACTCCTGATGTTTCTCCATCTTTGCCTTCCCCTGCTTCACCTGCACTCCCTCCAACAGATCCAACTCAACAGAAACCTGTGTCATGCATTCCTGCCTCCACAACTACAGTTACTCCCCCTACTGTCTCGAATCCCCAAGTCCCATTAGCGCCAATCCCCTTACCCATTGACTTGCCACTTTTCCCTCCACTCCTCATGCACTCCATTCCCCTTCCAGCTCTGCCCCCTCAACTACCTGTACATCTTCCACCAGTCGAGGCTGGTCTCACATCTGACTTGGCCCAGCTTTATCAGCAGCAGTTAACTCCTGCTATGTTGCAACAGCAGGGTAAAAGACCTCGAACCAGGATCACCGATGATCAATTAAGAGTTCTGCGGCAGTACTTTGACATCAATAACTCCCCAAATGAAGACCAAATCGAAGAGATGGCCAACAAATCTGGCTTGCCAAATAAAGTTATAAAGCACTGGTTCAGAAACACGCTGTTCAAGGAGCGCCAACGCAATAAGGACTCCCCATATAACTTCAATAACCCACCCATAACAACATTAGAAGATGTCAAAGTGGATTCCAGGCCAGCCTCTCCTGAACTTCCAAGACCAGAGTTTTCAGGAGGAAGGAGGTCCTCAAGGACCAGGTTTAATGACTACCAGCTAAGGGTCCTTCAAGATTTTTTTGATGCAAATGCTTACCCTAAAGATGATGAATTTGAGCAACTCTCAAACCTACTCAATCTTCCTACTCGTGTCATTGTGGTGTGGTTTCAAAATGCCCGTCAGAAAGCCAGGAAAAGCTATGAGAACCAAGGAGATGGAGGAAAAGAGAGCGAGTGCAGAGAGTTTTCTAATGACCGGTATATTCGTACTGCCAACAGCAGCTATGAGTGCAAGAAATGCAACATGGTGTTTCAACGCATTTTCGATCTAATCAGTCATCAGAAAAAAGTGTGCTTTACAGATGACAGTGATGACGTATCCTGTCATCAAAACGAGCTTTTTTTGGATCCTAAACCTTACAGTCCGCATGACACCTCAAGTTTCAATCCACCACCCTCCAGTTCTAGCCTCCCAAACTGTACTGAGCTAAGCACAGATGGAAAGCCTAATGACAAAGAGCAGTCAGACCCTGACACACTCTCTGTTTCCCAGACCGAGGATCCTAAACCGGTGACACAAGCTTCTTGTGGCCCTGAACATTGTCTTGAAAATTCAAAGCTCGAAGCAGCATATAAACAGACAAAGCGTCCTAATGACGAGAATATACAGTCATGCTCTAAAATGAGTTCCCAATCCCCTCTGCATCAACACCAACAAACTAACCCATCTATGACCCAGACAAGCCCGGTTCCATCTCAGAGTTCTCAAATGAGTTCAGCAAGTCCTTCTACTAAGCAACAACACCTAAATCAAGCACAGCAGATGTCGCCTTACCATTGCATTCATTGCAAATTGAGCTTCCCATCTTTTGATCACTGGCAAGAACATCAGCAGATGCACTTCCTTGTTGCTCAAAATCATTTTGTTCCTCCACAGTTCCTGGACCGCACGATGGATATCCCCCTTATGCTTTTTGACTCAACCAATCCTCTGGTGGCAAGGCAGGTACTTTCTGGAGCTTTTCCACAGATCTCGCTCAATTCACCTACAACTGCAACCATTCCAGACTCAACTGTAAACTCCTTGAAGAGGAGGCTTGAGCCCAAATCAGGATCTAGTGCTCTGGAAAATGACTGGGAGCACAGCGGGGATGATTCCCAGCGGGACAAGCGAATGAGGACCACCATTACCCCAGAGCAACTGGAGATATTATACCAGAAATACCTCTTGGATTCCAATCCAACACGGCAAATGCTTGACCACATTTCCCAGGAAGTGGGTCTCAAGAAAAGAGTTGTTCAAGTGTGGTTCCAGAACACTCGAGCTCGTGAAAGAAAAGGCCAATTTCGTGGTCTGGGTCCAGCTCAAGCCCATCGACGCTGCCCGTTCTGTCGCGCACTGTTTAAGGCACAAACTGCCCTTGATGCCCATATACGTTCACGGCACTGGCATGAGGCAAAGAATGCAGGATTCAGCATGGCAATAGCTAGTATGACCCAAGACCAGGAAGGCTCTCAAATGAAAATGGATTTGTTCAATTTTTCTAACTCTTCACAGATGCCAAACACAAGTGATGGGCTGAATGGTCCAGACTCTCCAACTTGTAAAAGCATGGATCTGTCCTCACACCATCGGGATCCTAGTCCAAAGCCCCTAGTAAGCGGAGGAGTGAAGGACTTGGAAGGGTCATCCACCTCAGTCCAACAGTCTTTTGAATGTGGCAACTTAGATAACCATAAAGGTACTTCAATGAACATAGTCCCTAATGGAACCATTACTGATGAAGAAAATTACTCTGAGGGAAAACAGAATAGCATTGATAACTTGTCCTGTAGTTCTGAGAGAGAGGCTTCTTCAGAAAATGAAGACAAGATATCCTCAGGGCTGGTTAGCCCTGCAATGAGTTTCAATGCAAAGGATTATGAAAATGATTTGGTCTTGGATTATAGTGAGACCTCAAGCTTAGCCGACCCTGCCTCCCCCTCTCCTGGAGGTTCCAACAGTCAAAGCATAGACAGTGATAGACCTGGTCAAAGACGCTATCGCACTCAACTAAGCAACTTGCAAGTCAAAGTGCTCAAAGCTTGCTTCAGTGACTACAAAACCCCTACCATGTTGGAGTGTGAAGCCTTGGGAAATGACATCGGGCTTCCCAAGAGGGTAGTACAGGTGTGGTTTCAGAATGCACGTGCGAAGGAGAAAAAAGCCAAGCTCAGCCTTGCCAAGCAATTTGGCACAGAGAGTACACGCAACGAAAGGCCCAAAACAGAATGTACTCTGTGCTGTGTTAAGTACAGTGGCTGTCTCTCTGTGCGGGACCACGTCTTCTCCCAGCAGCATCTTGCAAAAGTAAAAGAAGCCCTAGGTGGACAaatagacagagacagggaaGTTGAAGATTTTGCAAGTGTTCCTCATCAGATGACTGAACCAGAGATGAGTAATCTAAAAAAGGCAAACGAGATCATGGCAGTTGTCCAAACACAGTCCACAGAGAGTTCAGCAACCTCCAGTCATACTACCCCTCAGTATTCAAACCTACTGACTACTGGTTTACCAGGGACTGGCAGCAAGTCATTATCAAGCTCTTCAACAAAACCAG ATCCCATTGATCCCGCCTCAAACGGGCCGAGCAGCAAGCCTAACACGTTGTCTTCTTCATCCATGTCAGCGGCCAATGACAAAACCCCAGTCAGCACAAACAATTCTGTCTCACCCCCAAAGCCTATAGAGTCAGAATTGCAGCTCCAATTGTCCAAAGAGAGCAACTCTGAAAATGGCACGAATCCCTTGGAAAAGCTTGAAAGGGCTTCCGCTGACAGTGCTACTCATTCAAACTATTCTATCAGTAAGGAAAAACAAGAATCTTTAACACCAGCTGCATCTACACCAAAACCTGTCAAGGACTACAACGTTGATCTGGGTCAGCTCCAGACTCTGCAAGCAGCAGGGAACACAGATCAGACTCCCTTGCTCTCGAATCCCCTCCTGCCCTGTCTTATGCCAGGATTCCCTCCAATGTTCTCTCCACAGATTCCCGCAGCTCTCACTGGAAGCTTTCTGCAGCCCATGTTTGGTATGGACAGCATGTTTCAATATAGCCCAGTCCTGCCACAGGCTTTAATGGGTTTGTCCCCGGGCTCCATTCTCCAACAATATCAGCACAATTTGCAGGGTGCACTAATGCACCATAGGCTACagctccaaaaaaaacaactattgcAGCAGTCCCAAAAACCAAAAGCTAGCCAAATCTCTGCTACAACATACTCTCAGGACATGGCATATAACAAAGACCTTGTCTTGAACTTATCCAAACCAGAAGAGAAGCAAGCCAGCTCAGATGGAGAAGGTTCCTCTTCCTTCTCCTCTGGCACCACTAAGCAACTGGATGATGGCTTTCTAATCACCCAATGTATTGTCTCCAAAGGGGCATCTAGAGAAGGAGGTAAGGATGTTTGTCTATACGACTGCCTTGCCTGTGAGATCTCTCTCAATGGGAATGAAGAGCTCATTCAGCACCTGGAGTACCGTCAGCACAGACAGAGAGCAGTGGAGCACCTGAATGCCAAAGAGCATGCCTCTCGCCTCTTACCTCATGTTAGTCCCTCATCTACCTCGCAGCCAAACCCTCCCAGCAACCCAAAATCCCCTTCAAAATCTCTGCCCAAGCAGTCTGCTTCAGATAGTCCTTCTGCCATCTCCTGCCTATCCAGACCAACAGATCAGCTTTCCCAAACTCCATCAACTTCTACAGCTTTATCTGGGGCAGCACAATCCAGTTGTACCCCAGCTTCTCCTTCAGTACAAGTTTCCTTACACTCAACTGTTACCTCAAGCCTGAATGGCAATGTAATTAGTTTAAAACCAACAGACTCTGTTAGTGGGAGTTCCACCaatgatggagcagcagaggAGAAGTCATCCACATAG